Proteins found in one Paralichthys olivaceus isolate ysfri-2021 chromosome 19, ASM2471397v2, whole genome shotgun sequence genomic segment:
- the bub1 gene encoding mitotic checkpoint serine/threonine-protein kinase BUB1 isoform X2 yields MDFSAYLQSFESRLSSYSGDDPLDPWDKFVEYLEQRLPADGDSGISVVFDSLVQRFLNVEQYANDIRYVNYCIKCASYYSDPIALYSHVFSKGIGTRSAALYMAWAQQFEQRGLNEQADAVYQKAVENQAQPVDTVLHEYRQFQTRSQTLGSGGVNPLQTSHLTNQMTSHREPVIQSKASVDWSAKPPAVKTIVTVSRSENSGVTRSGQGSGVQTVSEYMTDELTCEGSELSFEEVRAEKYFRKMRERQEKERRENMEKMLREEEEGIRSIKSMLEQVVQNLETCGGLSSQPPSQLSVVEAAACPSPHPTQNPFGHPLPSNHLSSRRSLGLTLHAEPPFVQEASAAAMPAPPPQWNHTQPADTNTLRSNVSHHPSVLADRSIHLPKSATTSAPADQASLALQPVSFEQINLSLHRPAPFSAVDANVLSHGASVQPDRWESGRPQGHNATHLDVSQLQEPEEKLNVSQGGTANLSHVTPNTSLGFVQATPSRVLPSPTVNTREALDVIMDMFQAPTLLEDQFNGTSALHPAEREFDGGYSRNGGDSSVRNPPSAALFTIFQDDKENSSAAAPAEVEKPKPIRALAEIAVSKTEKPNETPQDLMPDESTMWGARYNSLNSLAACPNSTTDFDMQAQCVSTPFTHKTMFSSNFFQDQGNSCDGSEVSDDPFIRRQPKKLSPIIEQSPSDDKLSGSNISRLVPSSVRQGTIVGEGLAISHHCLTTSSITMVQPPPPTALSFRDQTLCPADSSLPRTSGPGWEVYTSPEQPPKPVSQEPESSVRPKSEAFKIFKEDVDKPSSPERVQNPAYDVPMSPELPLNLDWTAIRSPEVTVEPDLDAFLSPVRPKAAVTVPNKTLDVPMSPEQPQLFADVPMSPEQQQQPPPRFNTVDEPMSPDRGLTAITDVSMNTAGAAVIPLVSDPWDNELISGLLSALTPPLTSHPRCITWQCNIPNISPKMTISMGKASLRVDCVLGEGAFATVYQATDPVTSERMILKVQKPANPWEFYINTQLDARLQPAARHLYSSICSAHLFHNGSVLLGELHNYGTLLNTVNMYKALSDKVMPQPLVMYFTICILHMVEQLHSVHIVHADIKPDNFLLGERFLENKCFDSESVDHGLVLIDLGQSIDMELFPEDTAFTAKCLTSGFQCTEMLSGKPWNYQTDYFGIAGTVYCLLFGTYMQVTNEDGVWKTNAVFRRNPHSDLWLRFFHTLLNVPNCGSLPSLRRLRGELASVLQLNYSSKLSTLKSRLVVLLLESRKAARR; encoded by the exons ATGGATTTCTCCGCATATTTACA gagCTTTGAAAGCAGGCTGAGCTCTTACTCTGGAGACGACCCTTTGGATCCGTGGGACAA gtttgTTGAGTATCTGGAGCAGAGATTACCTGCAGACGGGGACAGTGGCATCTCTGTCGTGTTCGACAGTCTAGTGCAGAGGTTTTTGAACGTCGAGCAATATGCTAATGACATCAGATATGTGAACTACTGCATTAAATGT GCGAGTTACTACTCCGACCCCATAGCGCTGTACAGTCACGTCTTCAGCAAGGGCATCGGCACCAGGTCTGCGGCGCTCTACATGGCCTGGGCACAGCAATTTGAGCAGAGGGGTTTGAATGAACAGGCGGACGCAGTGTACCAGAAAGCAGTGGAGAACCAGGCCCAGCCAGTCGACACTGTTCTCCATGAATACAG GCAGTTTCAAACCAGAAGTCAAACACTGGGATCAG GAGGTGTCAATCCTTTGCAGACCTCCCATTTAACCAACCAgatgacatcacacagagaACCTGTCATCCAGAGCAAG GCCTCTGTGGATTGGTCGGCCAAACCACCTGCAGTCAAAACCATTGTGAC AGTCTCCCGCTCCGAGAATTCAGGCGTGACTCGCTCGGGTCAGGGCTCCGGCGTTCAGACCGTGTCGGAGTACATGACGGATGAACTCACCTGCGAAGGCTCTGAATTATCATTTGAGGAAGTTCGAGCAGAGAAATACTTCCGCAAGATGCGGGAGAGGCAGGAAAAGGAGCGGAGAGAAAACA tggagaagatgctgcgagaggaagaggagggaatcCGCAGCATCAAGTCCATGTTGGAGCAGGTGGTGCAGAATCTGGAAACGTGTGGTGGTTTAAGCAGCCAGCCTCCGTCACAGCTGTCTGTTGTTGAAGCTGCCGCCTGTCCGAGCCCTCATCCTACCCAGAATCCCTTTggacatcctctgccctcaaACCATCTGAGCAGCAGACGCTCTCTTGGTTTGACATTACACGCTGAGCCACCATTCGTCCAAGAAGCCTCTGCAGCCGCCATGCCTGCCCCTCCTCCACAGTGGAACCACACCCAACCTGCTGACACAAACACTCTACGCTCCAACGTATCCCATCATCCCTCTGTCCTTGCTGACAGGAGCATCCACTTACCAAAATCAGCCACCACGTCAGCGCCCGCAGACCAAGCGTCTCTGGCTCTGCAGCCTGTCAGCTTTGAGCAGATAAACCTGTCGCTCCACAGACCCGCCCCTTTCTCTGCTGTGGACGCCAACGTCCTCAGCCATGGGGCTTCTGTTCAGCCGGACCGCTGGGAGAGCGGTCGACCACAGGGGCACAACGCCACACACCT GGACGTCAGTCAGCTGCAGGAACCAGAGGAGAAACTGAACG tgtcccAGGGGGGCACAGCTAACCTGTCTCACGTCACTCCTAACACTTCACTGGGCTTTGTTCAGGCCACACCGTCCAGGGTGCTGCCGTCACCCACTGTCAACACACGGGAAGCGCTGG ATGTTATCATGGACATGTTCCAGGCTCCGACTCTCTTAGAAGATCAGTTCAACGGCACATCAGCGCTCCACCCTGCTGAGAGGGAGTTCGATGGTGGATACTCAAGAAATG GAGGCGACTCCTCGGTGAGGAATCCTCCCTCCGCTGCTCTGTTCACCATCTTCCAGGACGACAAAGAAAACAGCAG tgctgctgctccagctgagGTCGAGAAGCCGAAACCAATCAGGGCTCTTGCTGAAATCGCAGTGTCTAAGACAGAAAAACCTAAC GAGACTCCTCAGGACCTGATGCCGGACGAGAGCACCATGTGGGGAGCTCGCTACAACTCCCTCAACTCTCTGGCTGCTTGTCCCAACAGCACCACGGACTTTGACATGCAGGCCCAGTGTGTCTCCACCCCCTTCACGCACAAGACGATGTTCAGCAGCAACTTTTTCCAGGACCAAG GGAACAGCTGTGATGGCAGCGAAGTTAGCGATGATCCCTTTATCAGACGCCAGCCCAAAAAACTAAG TCCCATCATAGAGCAGAGTCCGTCTGATGACAAGCTCTCTGGATCCAACATCAGTCGCCTCGTTCCTTCCTCAGTCAGACAAGGCACCATCGTCGGCGAAGGGCTCGCCATCAGCCATCACTGCCtgaccacctcctccatcaccatgGTGCAGCCCCCTCCTCCCACTGCGCTCTCCTTCAGGGACCAGACGCTGTGTCCTGCAGACTCCTCCCTCCCCAGGACCTCAGGGCCTGGCTGGGAGGTGTACACCAGCCCAGAGCAGCCTCCCAAACCAGTCTCCCAGGAGCCCGAGAGCTCAGTCAGACCCAAAAGTGAAGCGTTCAAAATCTTTAAAGAAGATGTAGACAAACCCTCCAGTCCAGAGCGAGTACAGAACCCAGCCTACGATGTTCCCATGAGCCCAGAGTTGCCTCTCAACCTGGACTGGACGGCCATCAGAAGCCCCGAGGTCACAGTCGAGCCAGATCTGGACGCCTTCCTGAGTCCCGTTCGGCCCAAGGCAGCGGTCACTGTTCCCAACAAGACCCTGGACGTCCCCATGAGTCCAGAGCAGCCACAGCTCTTCGCCGACGTCCCCATGAgcccagagcagcagcagcagccaccgCCACGGTTCAACACTGTAGATGAACCCATGAGTCCCGACAGAGGGCTGACAGCCATCACCGACGTCTCCATGAACACAGCCGGCGCAGCGGTCATCCCGCTGGTGTCGGATCCGTGGGATAACGAACTGATCTCTGGTCTGCTGTCTGCACTAACCCCGCCCCTCACCTCTCACCCCCGCTGCATCACCTGGCAGTGCAACATCCCCAACATCTCCCCAAAGATGACCATCAGCATGG GAAAGGCCTCCCTGCGAGTCGACTGCGTCCTCGGTGAAGGAGCTTTTGCAACCGTCTACCAGGCGACTGACCCCGTGACCTCCGAGAGGATGATTCTAAAG GTTCAGAAACCAGCCAATCCCTGGGAGTTTTACATCAACACTCAGCTGGACGCTCGGCTGCAGCCGGCCGCCCGACACCTCTACAGCAGCATCTGCTCGGCTCACCTCTTCCACAACGGGAGCGTGCTGCTCGGGGAGCTCCACAACTACGGCACCCTGCTG AACACGGTGAACATGTACAAGGCCCTGAGCGATAAGGTGATGCCTCAGCCTCTGGTCATGTACTTCACCATCTGTATCCTGCACATGGTGGAGCAGCTGCACAGCGTCCACATCGTCCACGCCGACATCAAACCTGACAACTTTCTATTGGGGGAGAG GTTCTTGGAGAACAAGTGTTTTGATTCAGAGAGCGTGGACCACGGCCTCGTTCTCATTGACCTGGGACAAAGCATTGACATGGAGCTTTTCCCAGAAGACACCGCTTTCACCGCCAAGTGTTTGACGTCGGGTTTCCAGTGCACAGAGATGCTCAGCGGGAAACCGTGGAACTATCAG ACGGATTACTTCGGAATAGCAGGGACGGTTTACTGTTTGCTGTTCGGGACGTACATGCAGGTGACAAACGAAGACGGCGTCTGGAAGACGAACGCTGTGTTTAGAAG AAACCCGCACAGCGACCTGTGGCTGCGGTTCTTCCACACGCTCCTGAACGTGCCGAACTGTGGCTCCCTGCCGAGCCTGCGGCGCCTCCGCGGCGAGCTGGCGTCCGTCCTGCAGCTGAACTACAGCAGCAAACTGTCGACGCTGAAGAGCCGCCTGGTGGTTCTGCTGCTGGAGAGTCGCAAGGCAGCGCGGAGATGA